Within the Polymorphobacter megasporae genome, the region GAACCGTCGACGTGGGCGCTGTTGATCGCCGGCTTCGGCTTTGTCGGTGCCGCGATGCGTCGCCGCGTAGCCACGGCAGTTACGGCCTGACCTTGTCGCCGCCGGTCCTCGGACCGGCGGCGTCTTTTCGCGAAAACGGGGAAGATCAATGCTGACGGTATCGACCGCACTCGTTCTTGTCGCGCTGACGCTGCCGCAGCAGCGCAGCCTCGACCGGACATTCGTCTGCCCCGAAAAGCTCGCCGACGACACGGCGCGGCTGACTGCGATCACGCGCTACATGGATGATTATGCGCGGCTCGACCCGGCGGCGACGGTCAACGACCGGCTGGCCTACCGCGACAAACTGCTGGCGAAGCACCATTGCGCACCCGACGGCGACAAGGCGCAGTACACCTTCCCGCAGACCTGAGCCGCGTCAGGCCAGTTCGACCGCCACCGCCGTCGCCTCGCCGCCGCCGATGCACAGCGCGGCGACGCCCTTGCGCCCGCCGGTCCGCTGCAACGCCGCGATCAGCGTCGCGATGATCCGCGCGCCGCTTGCGCCGATCGGGTGGCCGAGCGCGGTCGCGCCGCCGTGGACGTTGAGCCTGTCGCGCGGAATACCGAGGTCGCGCATCGCGATCATTGCGACGACGGCAAACGCCTCGTTGACCTCGAACAGGTCGACGTCGGCGACGCTCCAGCCCGCCTTATCCAGAACCCTCTGCACCGCGGGGACGGGGGCGGTGGTGAACTTGCCGGGTTCGTGCGCGTGCGCGGCGTGGGCGACGAGCCGTGCGACCGGGGTCAGGCCGTGGGCGAGCGCGACGCTCTCGCGGGTCAGAACCAGCGCCGCCGCGCCGTCGGAGATCGATGAGGCGTTCGCCGCTGTGATCGTCCCGTCCTTGGCAAAGGCGGGCTTGAGCGCGGGAATCTTCGCCGGTTGCGCCTTGCCGGGCTGCTCGTCGGTGTCGACCGTCACAGGGCCGGCGCGCGACGGCACGACGACCGCGACGATCTCGCCGGCAAACGCTCCGGAGTCGATCGCGGCAGTGGCGCGGCGAAGCGATTCGAGGGCGTAGTCGTCCTGCTCAACGCGGGTGAACTGATAATCGCGGGCGCTGTCCTCGGCGAACGATCCCATCAGCTTGCCGGGATCATAGGCGTCCTCGAGCCCGTCGAGGTACATCGAGTCCTTGATCGCGTCGTGGCCGATCCGCGCTCCCGCGCGGTGCTTAGTCAGCAGGTACGGCGCATTCGACATGCTCTCCATGCCACCCGCGACGACGATGTCGGCCGAGCCGCTGGCGAGCGCGTCGTGCGCCATGATCGTCGCCTGCATGCCGCTGCCGCACATCTTGTTGACCGTCGTCGCTGTGACCCCGAGCGGGAGCCCCGCGCCAATCGCCGCCTGCCGTGCCGGCGCCTGGCCGAGCCCGGCGGGGAGGACGCAGCCCATGATGATCTGGTCGACCGCCGCGCCATCGACACCCGAGCGCTCGACTGCCGCACGGACCGCGGTGCTGCCAAGCACGGTCGCACTGACCCCGCTCAACGCCCCCTGGAACCCGCCCATCGGCGTGCGGGCATAGGATAGAATAACAACGGGATCGGTCATGCGGCAAATTCCACTGGACGGTGACAAGCGTCATGTCGGCACGCTATGGCGGCGCGTCAATCACTCAGCCAGGGAACACCCGTGGATATCTCAAAGATCCCGACCGGCCGCGCGCCGCCGTACGACATCAACGCGATCATCGAAGTGCCGATGGGCGGCGAGCCGGTGAAGTACGAAATGGACAAGGCGAGCGGCGCGCTGTTCGTCGACCGCTTTCTCCACACCGCGATGTTCTACCCGGGCAATTACGGCTTCATCCCGCACACGCTGTCGGCCGACGGCGACCCGATCGACGTTCTCGTCGTCGGACAGACCCCGCTCGTGCCCGGAGCGGTCTGCCGCGTCCGTCCGATCGGCGCGCTGGTCATGGAAGACGAAGGCGGCGGCGACGAGAAATTGATCGCGGTCCCGGTCGATGCGCTCCACCCGTTCTACGCCAACATCAAGAGCCCGCACGACCTGCCCCCGACACTGATGGAGCAGATCGCGCACTTCTTCGAGCATTACAAAGACCTCGAAAAGGGCAAGTGGGTGACGATCGGCGAGTGGAAGGATGCCGACGGCGCCGTCGCACTGCTCAACGAGGCAATTGCACGGGCGGAGGAAGCCGGCGTTAAGTCAGCCGTCTAAGCCGCCCCTGACCCGTCGCCTGCGCAGGCGACGGGTCAGATCATCGCCTATTGCGGCGCGGCTTCGCCGGTCTCTTTCGGCTTTCTGTATAGCGCCCACAGCGTCGCGACGACATCGACCGCGAGGAAAACGCTCAGCGTATAGATCAGATAGCGGTAGCGCAGGATCGGCTGCACCAGCAGATACGGCAAAACGAGGATCGCCAACGCCGCGAGCAGATAGACGTACCGCCGGTTGCGCGCGATCTGCATCGGCAGCCCGCACAGCGCGAGCCATACCGCGACCGCGAGATAGGCGCCGCGCAGCGCCGCAGAGCGCGAGTTGACCGTTCCGAACGGGTTGAAGAACCACTCCGGCGGGAGGAAATATTCCCTCACATGGCGCGCCAGCAGGATTGCGGTGCCTTCGGGATGCCCAGTGATCCACGCCATCGTCTGCTTGCCGAGCACGGCATTATAGGCGACCTCGCCACCGGCTGCCTTCATCGCGTCATAACCCTTCGGCCTGATCGGATGGATATCGCGGAGGCGGGCGGTCATCGCGGCGCGCTCGTCGGTCGCGTGGAGCATCGTGTCGTTGAGCCCGACCGCCAGTTCGAGTCCCGGATCGCTCCGCGTCAGGATTGGCCGGCCCAGCGCCGCGCGGTTGTGCAGCGCCCATGGCGCGATGAAACACGCGGTGACGAGCAGGGTCAGCGCCACGACGGCAGGCCATTGCTTGAAGGCGATGCGCCGGATCACGAAAATCGCGATGACGACGAACCCCGCAAGCCCCGCCGGCGGCGAGAGCAGCATGAGAAACGCGGCAATGCCGAGCGCGGGCACCAGGCCGGCCGCCCCGCCGATGCCGCGCGTGTCGAGGCGGACGACCAGCGCCAGCAGCCCGGTGATTCCGGCGACAGCGAGCGGGGCCTCCCAAACCTTGAGCTCGCGCATCTCCATGGAAAACTGGATCGGCAACAGCGACACCAGCGCGACCGCCGCGATACGCGGACGCAACGACATCCCCAGCGCACGCATCAGGAGGTAGGCGAAGCCGATCGAGACGCCGATCAGCCCCGCCGAGATCAGCGACAGCACCCACTCGGCCGCGGGCGTCGAGATGCCGAAGATCCGGTATACCCCGGCAATGAGCAGCGGCATGACCGGCGCGACATGCGCGGTCGGGCCGCTCCCCGGTCGAAACGTGTCGGCAAAATGCCCGGTCGTCGCCAGCGACACGGCAACGTGCCACGTCTCCGATGTCCGCGGGATCAGGCTGATCCACCACATCCGCAGGGCAATTCCGGCAAGAATCAGACCGATGACGATGAGCGCTTCGCGGCTGCGCACCCACCTGTCTTCGCTCACCGGGACGCTCCTCAACGTTGGATAGTGGTCCTCCCGCCGATCAGCCGCCACAGCAGCCCCGCCGCAAGGAAAGTCAGCAGCTCAGTAAAGGCGTACCGGTACCGCAACGTCGGCTGTACAATAATATAGATTAAGGTTGGGAAAATTATTGTTAATAAGACAACGACGAAGTGCCGCGGCTGTTCACGTAAGCCGATGACGATCGCGGCGAGCGCGAGCCCGGTCGTCGCCCAGACGATCGCCAGCTTGACGAGCAGGTTGTTCTTGCCGATCCCGTATTGATCGAACAGCCAGAGCGGCGGAAAATAGAGTTCGCGCAGATGGCGGAGTGTGATCCCAGCCGCCTCGTCCTTATGCGCCGCGATCCACTGCTTCGCCTCGACGCCGAGCATGGCGAAATACGTCGCGTCGTCGGGAAAGGTCTTGAACCGCGCATAAGCGGCATCGCTGAAGAACGGATGGATTTCCTCTGATCGGGCGACGAAGACCGCGCGCGGATCGACCGGATCGACCGCAGCGGCGTGGTAGGCAGTATCGAGCTCCATCCCGAAATTGCCGCGCGACGGCATGAAGCGGTCGTAGACGATGGCATTGCGCGCGATCCACGGCCCGTTGACGACGACGAAGCCGACGGCGAGCAGCGCCGCAGCAGGAAGCCAGCGTTGCCAGCGCAGGTGCCGCAACGCGACGAGGCCAAGCCCGGCATAGGCCCCGAGCGCGATTCCGGGATTGATCAGGAACGCGAACGCCGCGGCAAGCCCGAATCCGGCGACCACGCGCAGTGTCAAAGGACCACGCGCATCGAGGTGCAGCGTCCATAGCAGCAACCCCGCGCCGAGCATCGCGGCGAGGCCGCCCTCGCGGATGCGGAAGTCGACGGCTTCGACATAGAAATTGAGCGGGACGAGCGCGAGGAACGCCAGCGCCACGAGCCGGGGCACCGGGGCCACGCCGAGGCGGGCGGCGACGCGGTACAAAAACCAGAACAACGCGGCGATGATCACGCCGGCGATCACCGCGAGCGCCATCTCCGCCGCCGGTGTCCCGACGCCCAGCACGCGATAGACCAGCCCGCCGACGATCGGGTTGAACGGCCCGACATGGCTGCTCGGGCCGCTGCCGGGCCGGTACGCGTCGCCGAGTACGCCGGTCTCGGCAAAGGTCGCCGCGACATGCCACATCTCCGATCGATGCGGTCCCATCCGGGTCGCGGGATCGAGCAACAGCCAGACGAGGCGCGCGACGAAGCCGAGGGCGATGATGATCGCCACCAGTCGCCGTTCGACCTCAGGGCGCGCAACGATTCGGTCGAGCCGGTTCAGCATGCGTTCCCTGTCGTAACGGACAGCCACACTTGCCACGCCTTGTTGCCGCGCGCACCCTTTATTGCATTGCAGCATCGCCTGTGGCACCGGATCGCCGGGGTGCGGTGGAGAGACGCAGTGGCAAGCGACATCATGGTCGAGACGCGGCCGCAAGCGGTTGCCGCGAACGACATCGAGCTATCGATCGTGATGCCGTGCCTCAACGAGGCCGAGACGCTCGCGATCTGCATCGAGAAGGCGAACCGGTTTTTGGCGACGAGCGGCGTCGCGGGCGAGGTCGTCATCGCCGACAACGGCTCGACCGACGGCAGCCAGGACATTGCGCGGAGTTTGGGCGCACGCGTCGTCGACGTGCCGGCGCGGGGATACGGCGCAGCCCTGCAGGCGGGCATCATCGCCAGCCACGGGCGCTTTGTCGCGATGGGCGATTCGGACGACAGTTATGATTTCGAGGGGCTGATGCCGTTCGTGCTCAAGCTCCGCGAGGGCTATGAGCTCGTCATGGGCAACCGCT harbors:
- a CDS encoding acetyl-CoA C-acyltransferase — protein: MTDPVVILSYARTPMGGFQGALSGVSATVLGSTAVRAAVERSGVDGAAVDQIIMGCVLPAGLGQAPARQAAIGAGLPLGVTATTVNKMCGSGMQATIMAHDALASGSADIVVAGGMESMSNAPYLLTKHRAGARIGHDAIKDSMYLDGLEDAYDPGKLMGSFAEDSARDYQFTRVEQDDYALESLRRATAAIDSGAFAGEIVAVVVPSRAGPVTVDTDEQPGKAQPAKIPALKPAFAKDGTITAANASSISDGAAALVLTRESVALAHGLTPVARLVAHAAHAHEPGKFTTAPVPAVQRVLDKAGWSVADVDLFEVNEAFAVVAMIAMRDLGIPRDRLNVHGGATALGHPIGASGARIIATLIAALQRTGGRKGVAALCIGGGEATAVAVELA
- the ppa gene encoding inorganic diphosphatase, with amino-acid sequence MDISKIPTGRAPPYDINAIIEVPMGGEPVKYEMDKASGALFVDRFLHTAMFYPGNYGFIPHTLSADGDPIDVLVVGQTPLVPGAVCRVRPIGALVMEDEGGGDEKLIAVPVDALHPFYANIKSPHDLPPTLMEQIAHFFEHYKDLEKGKWVTIGEWKDADGAVALLNEAIARAEEAGVKSAV